Part of the Ascaphus truei isolate aAscTru1 chromosome 16, aAscTru1.hap1, whole genome shotgun sequence genome, GCGGTTatttggagcaataggaggagatatagggataGTTATATGAGGCAATAGGAGGGTTTATAAGGAGCAGTTATATTTGGGATTAGTAGTAGTTATATAGAGCAGTAGGAGGAATTATAcagaggggttatatgggtagtaggaggagatataaggaggggtaTATGGAAAATGGGAtgcgttatagggaggggttatgggGCACATTGCAGGGTCTGCTTACCTCACTGGTCTTGCAGATGGCGAGCAAACTGGTCCCGCAGACTTTTCCGGGGAAGGCGTTCCATGGCAGCACCCCTGGGAGGGACAGAACATGTTACCCCCCTCTCAGAACCTTTTAGACAGGTATACAGTGGTATGCGGAGCCCGCTACAATGATCCAAAAGACGAATGTACCGTATATGCGGGCATCTGCACACAAGGTGCTAATGCTGGCAGAGGTTTTCCCTGGAACCGCGATGGACTGACAGGTGACCCAGGTGTTGAAGTAAATGTAGACAGGGACAGCGGAGCAGGCGAAGATCAAGATCCACAGGATGGTGACAGCGTAGGTGACACCAACAAACTGCACGGAAGACACCAAAATCATGAcaaagtgacacagacagtggggagctatgtgacatggagtctgtccctccctcccgcagggtgacacagtgacacagaggggtGCTGCGGGACATGGACCCTGTCCCTcatccctccgcagggtgacacagtgacacagatagaagggagttatgtgacatggagtctgtccctccccccgcagggtgacagtgacacagaggggagctatgtgacatggagtctgtccctcccccccgcagggtgacacagtgacacagacagaggggagctatgtgacatggagtctgtccctcccccccgcagggtgacacagtgacacagacagaggggagctatgtgacatggagtctgtccatccccctgcagggtgacacagtgtgatATAGACAgtggagctatgggacatggagcctgtccctccttgtcccgcagggtgacacagtgacacagacagaggggagctatgtgacatggagtctgtccctcccccagcagggtgacacagtgacacagagaggggagctatgtgacatggagtctgtccctccccccgcagggtgacacagtgatatagacagaggggagctatgggacatggagtctgtcgcTCTCCTCGCAGGGtgccacagtgacacagacagaggggagctatatgacatggagtctgtccctccccccgcagggtgacactgtgacaaaGACAGAGGGGAGCTGTGTGACATGGAGTCTGTCACTCTcttcacagggtgacacagtgacacagacagaggggagctatgtgacatggagtctgtcGCTCTCCTCGCAGGGTGACGCAGTGACATCACCTTGTCAGGGTGTCCCAGCCACTTCCCCAGGCAGCGACACAGCAGTTCTATGGTGTGAACGGGCTGACGCGATCTGGAGCTCCGTCCCCTTGCGGGGCCGCCTGTCACCGTGGAGATGAGCCCGCCTTTCACGGACGTGGGTTTGAAATCCCCCAGGATGTGTTTGATGGCGGTCGTGGTGTAGAAGCCTTCAGCCAGGAATAGTGTAccgaagatgaagaagaagacgGCAGTACCGTAAATAGTGTACTGGAGACCATTAATCCTGCACAGGACAGAAGAGGGTGAGTGGGATAAGAagacgtctcacacacacacacacacccacacacacacacacccacacacacacgcacacacgcgcacacgctcacgcacacatgcacacgcgcacgcacacacgcacgcacagacgcgcacgcacacacgcacccacacacacacgcacacacgcacacacgcacacacacacgcacacacacgcacacatgcacccacacacacacatgcacccacacacacacaggtttccTAGAAGTTCATAGGGTTAGTTACATCTCCCTTTGTTGGGAATAGAGGACGTcccacacacggggttcctatacgTTAATAGGGTCAGCGACAACTCCCTTTGATAGGTAAgaaggcgtctcacacacacaggattcctatacgTTAATAAGGTCAGTGACAGCTCCCTCTAATGGGATAAGAGGATGTcccacacacggggttcctataagataatagggtcagtgacacctccctctgatgggataagaggatgtcccacacacggggttcctataagataatagggtcagtgacacctccctctgatgggataagaggacgtcccacacacggggttcctataagataataggatcagtgacacctccctctgATGAGATAAGAGGACGTcccacacacggggttcctataagataatagggtcagtgacacctccctctgatgggataagaggacgtCCCACACATGaggttcctataagataatagagTCCTTGGCTCCTCCATGTGATGTCCGTGGTTTGCTCCACACTCACACGTGGATGAGGTACTCATACTCCTGGTAGTTCTTGGAGAAGTACGTCTCAATCAGCTTCTCTGTGCCACTCAAAGCCTCGTGACCACAGCCACAGAACAGAGCCACGCCCGTGAAGCACAGGACCGTGGCAATCACTGAGGCGAAGGGGACCCCAACCATACAACGTACGCAGCCATCGTGCcaacctgggggagagagagagagagggagggggagatataggGTGAGcgacagaaggagagagagatggaaggggtggaggggaggctgAGAGAGATCTAGTGTGTTcactgacacagggagagagacaatCAGACTATATGTACTCTATGTACTAGTGCAGCCACCACTGGGGTGGGACGCTCACAAAGCCACCCTTTTCCTCTgtcctatctctctctttctctctccctgccattgCTCTACACCGCCCCCTGTATACCACACACAATGTCTCTTTGTTCTTTGTTTATCACTGATTAAACAATACTACAATTATGTCACACTCCATCCAAGTACagcacccctccccacccaatcTCTCACTTGGATAAAAAGGCCCTCTCCAtgcaggggcattaacactgtaGAGGGGCAGAAGGGCActtcaggagctgggttaccatGCATCATATGTCATAACCAAATTTTGCAGAGTATATAGCACACGCGGCTTTTACTAGATGCTGGACAGGACCCCAGCAAAGATTCCAAGGGAGCAGTGATTTATTAAGCAGTTATTAAGGAAATCCCAGTCAGCCATCTTTAATAAACACTCCTAAATATATGTTTGACATCAGATCTACTGGAAAAATAGGGAACCACTGGAGATTTTCACTGCAAGATCACAATGAAAAGGGAAGGTGGGCTAATATACTGAATAAAAGATCGATCgctata contains:
- the PLP1 gene encoding myelin proteolipid protein isoform X1: MRNSGGGVKGLGFNPKRRGTHYTAWTQTPEGTQRHRDTRTARRNLPGPRQHKISSPETMGWHDGCVRCMVGVPFASVIATVLCFTGVALFCGCGHEALSGTEKLIETYFSKNYQEYEYLIHVINGLQYTIYGTAVFFFIFGTLFLAEGFYTTTAIKHILGDFKPTSVKGGLISTVTGGPARGRSSRSRQPVHTIELLCRCLGKWLGHPDKFVGVTYAVTILWILIFACSAVPVYIYFNTWVTCQSIAVPGKTSASISTLCADARIYGVLPWNAFPGKVCGTSLLAICKTSEFQMTFHLFIAAFVGAAATLVALIHALMCLSANRVYHQHALETGKGQEPPETGSSELTEILPEPPKRSAENLV
- the PLP1 gene encoding myelin proteolipid protein isoform X2, translated to MRNSGGGVKGLGFNPKRRGTHYTAWTQTPEGTQRHRDTRTARRNLPGPRQHKISSPETMGWHDGCVRCMVGVPFASVIATVLCFTGVALFCGCGHEALSGTEKLIETYFSKNYQEYEYLIHVINGLQYTIYGTAVFFFIFGTLFLAEGFYTTTAIKHILGDFKPTSVKGGLISTVTGGPARGRSSRSRQPVHTIELLCRCLGKWLGHPDKFVGVTYAVTILWILIFACSAVPVYIYFNTWVTCQSIAVPGKTSASISTLCADARIYGVLPWNAFPGKVCGTSLLAICKTSEFQMTFHLFIAAFVGAAATLVALLTYMVGASFNYAVLRVTGRSDRSKF